DNA from Vulpes vulpes isolate BD-2025 chromosome 9, VulVul3, whole genome shotgun sequence:
TGGCCATTTGGAACTGCCTACAACTAAGCCATGGTACGTGGAGGGGCTCCACAAGCCCCCCTCACCTGGGCCCAGGTCTTGGGCCTGGCTTCAGAGGTACCGGTGGCCAGGGTGGCCGGAGGTGTGCTGGCTCAGGATTGACCACATACCCCACTGTGCCTGTCCTCCCCAGGTGTGGTCAAAGTTGTCTTCATCCTGTACAACAATCTAGGCCTCTTCTTGTCCACCGAGAATGCCACAGTAAAGCTGGCAGGTGAAGCAGGTACAGGTGGCCCAGGTGGCGCCTCCCTGGTGGTGAACTCACAGGTCATCGCGGCGTCCATCAACAAGGAGTCCAGTCGCGTCTTTCTCATGGACCCTGTCATCTTCACCGTGGCCCACCTGGAGGTGAGCTGAGgtgttccctccttcccccctcggGAGTCCCACCATCTTCCGTGTTCCCAGGCTGTATATTCTCCCTGCTGTGTGTTCATCCACCCCAAGAGCAAGTTATGACCCCTCCCTGGGGCACcagtcccccaacccccacctcaaCAGCTTGGGCCATTTGTTCCCAGAGATCCCAGACTGTCATCTGGAGCCCCAGGCACTTTTCTCATGCTTGTCACCATCCCCATAGCTGGGTGTGGGGGCTGGAACGGGACTCCCTGGATCTGACTGCCCGGCCACCACCACACAACAGGCCAAGAACCACTTCAATGCTAACTGCTCCTTCTGGAACTACTCGGAGCGTTCCATGCTGGGCTACTGGTCAACCCAGGGCTGCCGCCTGGTGGAGTCCAACAAGACCCATACCACGTGTGCCTGCAGCCACCTCACCAACTTTGCCGTGCTAATGGCTCACCGTGAGATCGTAAGCTGGCCAGCGCTCCACTCCTCTGGGCAGGCCCACTTGCTGGCCTGGCTTTGCATGGCATCATAGAGAGCGCTGCATGGGCAGTGCCAGGGAAGACCAGCTTCATGGGAATTGGGGGGTGGCACCAGTCTTGCCCGGGGCATGAGGCCACATGTCTGGTTCTTTTTTGGTCATGGTCCCACCTTCTCCCAAGGCACTCTGGAGAAGCAAGTTGGTGTCACCTTTGTCATCTCTCCACAAGCCTTCCAGAGCATGAGGAAGTGAGCGTGCCACCTGCAGAAGGGTGGGGGCCAGCAAACTGGGGGGCAGAAGGCCAGATGGGCAACACTGGTGGTGTTCGTGGCCTGTGGCCCTGCCCGTCCCTAGCACCTGGCTGAGCCTGGCCATGTGCAAGGCCAGAGGTGCTGAGCGAGCTCCCCGCTCCTGTCCCCCAGTACCAAGGTCGCATCAATGAGCTGCTGCTGTCAGTCATCACCTGGGTAGGCATCGTGATCTCCCTCGTCTGCCTGGCCATCTGCATCTCTACTTTCTGCTTCTTGCGGGGGTTACAGACCGACCGCAATACCATCCACAAGAACCTGTGCATCAACCTATTTCTGGCTGAGCTGCTCTTCCTGGTCGGGATAGACAAGACACAGTATGAGGTGGGCCGGGACTCGGGCAGAGGCAGGTAGGAGAGGTGGCACTGGCCCAGGCAGCCCCTCACCTGTGGTGCCcctccctgccgcccccagaTTGCCTGCCCTATCTTCGCTGGCTTGCTGCACTACTTCTTCCTGGCTGCCTTCTCCTGGCTGTGTCTGGAGGGTGTGCACCTCTACCTGCTGCTGGTCGAAGTGTTTGAGAGCGAGTACTCTCGCACTAAGTACTACTACCTGGGTGGCTATTGCTTCCCAGCCCTGGTGGTAGGCATCGCGGCAGCCATCGACTACCGCAGCTATGGCACCGAGAAGGCGTGAGTGCCCCCCCACCCATTCTCCAGGTCTCTCCTCCTGcctggccccctgctcagcagaatcCCTTGGGCCAGGACGCTAGGCACTGTCCTCCTCCTGAGATCGAAGGCTACAGCCTACAGGGTCCCTGGGGGCTAGGATGGGAGGGAAGGGCTTTCCCGCCTCTGTCTCCCCAAGCCCTGCTTTCTTTATAGCTGCTGGCTCCGAGTCGACAATTACTTCATCTGGAGCTTCATTGGACCAGTCTCCTTTGTTATCGTGGTAAGTGGGAAGGTGGTACCTCTAGTTCTATATCTCCTTCCTTCACACAAGCTAGCCTTGACCCCGGAGCCCTGCCCCACTCTCCCCAAGCCCTGAGAGGGCTGGTGTGAAAACCATTGAAACGGAGCAGCTAACTAAGAAGACAAGAACGCAGCGGGTCTGTAAAGCTCCGGCACCAAGGCCTGTCCATCTAGGAACTGTGATTTGAGCCCCTGCCTTGTGTCAGGCTACAGGCCCTGTTCTCTCGCCACTAGGAGCCACATTAACAGACAGTTGTTACCAGTCAGCAGGCACCTGAGGGCAGGTACAACAGCAGAAGAGGCCCTGAAGAAGGGGGCATTGAGGCTGAGATTTGGCCAGGAGCTCACTCTGGGAGGTGGAGGGACCCCAAGGGACCTCCCGCAGCCtagcctctctctgtccctgccccccaggTGAACCTGGTGTTCCTCATGGTAACCCTGCACAAGATGATCCGGAGCTCATCTGTGCTCAAGCCTGACTCCAGTCGCCTGGACAACATTAAGTGAGCACCCCTTCCCCACACCCCCGCCAGATAGCTCCATACATACCAGGCCTGGTCTCTCCCAGGGCTTCCTAAAATGTGATGCACTCACCTCCAGTACCACAAGATGATTTTTAAGGacaaatgtgtttttattgtGCTTGTTCATGTACTTAACAAGTATTAGAAAACACATTAACATATCCAATCTGTGCTTTGGGGGACATAACTGCTTAGGGCGAGGCCAAGTTAAAAAGGTAAGTCCAATTCAGGGCAACTTAAAGAGAAATGAGCAGCAAAAGGTAGTTTAAGGATCTGGAAATTCGGCCCAAGGCTGAAGGCAAATGACTGACCTTTgcaaaaccccaaaccccaacctCAGGCCCAGGCTGGGTCAAAGTACCACTGTAGGTGATCTGCCCAAGGCCTGTTTCTTTGCCAACAGTATCCAGACCCCTCTGAAGGAGGGACACAGCAGGGCAGAGAGGTTTGTCCACTGGCAGGGACTTTGACATACCTGtcctttctcccctccccagatCCTGGGCCTTGGGGGCCATTGCGCTGCTtttcctcctgggcctcacctgggctTTTGGCCTGCTCTTCATCAATAAGGAGTCAGTGGTCATGGCCTATCTCTTCACCACTTTCAACGCCTTCCAGGGGGTCTTCATCTTTGTCTTTCACTGCGCCTTACAAAAGAAGGTGAGGTCAGGAAAGGGGTccaagtgcctgccttctgcagTGGAATCTGTCTGCTGTGAGGGGAGCACGAGCTTGGAGTCAGGGAGGACTTAAGCAGGGGTGAAGAGGGTTCTGGAAAAGAGCAAGATATGACAACCTGGGGAAGCCAGAAAGCAGGACGGATTTGGGGAGCTGGGAGAGCAGGGTTGTGGTAGCAGAGgaccaaccccccacccacccacgaTACGGGGGCACCAGTCAGGTGTGTGGGAAGGAGAGAACTGAGTATCACCCAGACAGAAGGCTTCCACTTCAATAGTTACAAGATAAACTGTAAGTTTTGTGGTGATAAAGTTTCCTTTTTAGCATCCTTACTGGAGCCCACAAGCTCACACAACCCTACCCGGGCcccacttccctttctccccttcagccatcctctcctctgctttctctcgAACAACTAGATAAGACCATCCTCAGGGCATATTCCTGCTCCTCTCTCTACAAGGTCTCCTATCCTATTTACTTCAGATCTTTGCCGAGATGTTTCCTCAATGAGGCTTCCCGGTCTATTTAAGATCAcaaccccacccccaaacacacacacatccccaccCACCAACACTGCCTAACCCCATTCCTGGCCACATTGGTCTGCACAGCACCTGACAGCATCAGACATCCTACACAATGGGATCTTGTTTGTATCTACACATCTCTGTCTACCAAAATATTAGTTCTCAGAGGTAGGGCTGTGTGAATGACTTGTTCTGTATCGTCCCTGGGGCCTTAactatgcctggcacatagcagatgctcattAAAGAcctgttgagtgaatgaacaagAAAGTGACatggatgtagagaaagggggatGGGCCTGAGCAAGCAGAGTGCCTGCCTGACCGGCTGGCTGttgtgagacaggaaacaacaaggtTTCTGAGGCTTGCAGGGGCACCCACTGCCAGctgcctgtcctcctcctcccccaggtgcacaAGGAGTACAGCAAGTGCCTGCGTCACTCCTACTGCTGCATCCGCTCCCCACCCGGGGGCGCTCACGGCTCACTCAAAACCTCAGCCATGCGGAGCAACACCCGCTACTACACGGGGACCCAGGTACCTAGGCAGGGGCCAGGGCACCGAGCAGGGCTCCCTGGGGCTGAGTACTGGACCCCAGGGCCTAGGAGACAGGGCAGCGctcagcccaggcccagcccaggtcTCAGAAAGATCCTGGagggtgggcagcccaggggtTGGGGGCTCACATCCAGGCTGTGTCTCCAGAGCCGAATCCGGAGGATGTGGAACGACACCGTGAGGAAACAGACGGAGTCCTCCTTCATGGCAGGTGACATCAACAGCACCCCTACTCTGAACCGAGGTGAGATCATGTCCCTTTGCTCTTGGCTCTGTCCCTCAGGATTCGTGGGCCAGTGTCTCTGGGCCACTTTGTGACCCCTGATGTTCTGGACAGGTACCATGGGGAACCACCTGCTGACCAACCCCGTGCTGCAGCCCCGTGGGGGCACCAGCCCCTACAACACCCTCATCGCCGAGTCAGTGGGCTTCAATCCCTCCTCGCCCCCTGTCTTCAATTCCCCAGGTGAGCACACTCTGGTACAGGAAGATGACAACAGCCCGGGTCAGGGAGTGTGGTGGGGTCTGCATCCTGACAGTCTCTGCTTGGGGCATCCTATTACTTCCTGAATTGGAAACTGGGCTTGACTTTCCAAGCacactctcactttctctctcttccctcctggcCTGCACCAACAGGGAGCTACCGGGAACCCAGTAAGTGTGACTTGCGGGTAATATTTCCGAGGCAGGGAAGGGAATGTGATAATGGCCTCCTGGGATGACTGCACTCAGGGAGAATTCAGGTGCCCCTtcctcccaacccccccccccccccacatacagCTAGAGGGGGTTATGTTTGGCCCTCAGGTAGGCAATGAAGGTGATGAGGGTCAGAGCACAGGAAATGGAACCTGGTCACTAGGCTTCCTCACTGCTGAGATTCTGAGCCTCCCAGCTGAGAGGAGACCTAGGGGGAACTGGTGTGTGTCCCCACTTCCACCCCCATTCCACCAACTTGATATTGGGCTGGTGTCCCCAATGCCAGTGAGGAAGAATGGGAATAGGAGATCCCAGCCCCGGGGGAAGCAGGCACGCCCTCTCCCATGTGCCCATGCCCCTGTCGCTTCCCAGCCTCCTCCTGAGCCAGCCCTCTTTTGCCGGCAGAGCACCCTCTAGGAGGCCGGGAAGCCTGCGGCATGGACACATTGCCCCTCAACGGCAACTTCAACAACAGTTACTCCTTGAGAAGTGGGGATTTCCCTCCAGGGGACggggcctctgagccaccccgaGGCCGGAACCTGGCCGATGCTGCTGCTTTTGAGAAGATGATCATCTCAGAGCTGGTACACAACAACCTGCGGGGCAGCAGCAGTGGGGCCAAGGGCCCCCCACCACCTGAACCCCCTGTGCCACCTGTGCcagggggcggtggggaggaagaagcaggagggcCCGGGGGTGCTGACCGGGCAGAGATCGAACTTCTCTACAAGGCCCTGGAGGAGCCGCTGCTGCTGCCCCGGGCCCAGTCGGTGCTGTACCAGAGTGATCTGGATGAGTCGGAGAGCTGCACTGCGGAGGATGGGGCCACCAGCcggcccctctcctcccctccaggccGGGACTCCCTCTACGCCAGCGGGGCCAACCTGCGGGACTCGCCCTCCTACCCGGACAGCAGCCCCGAGGGGCCCAGTgaggccctgcccccacccccgcctgcgCCCCCTGGCCCCCCTGAAATCTACTACACCTCGCGCCCACCAGCCCTAGTGGCCCGGAACCCCCTGCAGGGCTACTATCAGGTGCGGCGGCCCAGCCACGAGGGCTACCTGGCGGCCCCGGGCCTTGAGGGGCCAGGGCCTGATGGGGATGGGCAGATGCAGCTGGTCACCAGTCTCTGAGGGACCTCATGGACCAGGGGCTGGTGGCCCAGGCCggggagggaaccctgggtggggctctggtgggagagggagactcaTGGAGGCAGTGGCTGGTGGGCCACTCTCTCCAGGTGCCCGTCAGCCGTGGGCCCTCTAGGCCCCTCAGGAGCTCTGCCATGGGGGCCTGTGGTGCAGGGTTCACAGACAGGGTTTCCTACCAGCCACACGCACCAGCTCGATTTGGGGGGAAGTGCAGTGAGGAGCCAAGAGGTCCCCCAAGGGAGTAAGGAAGGAGAAATTGGATGGGTGCAGCCCGCTCTTtacttccccctctctcccccactttCCTGACCCCTGGAGGGAAATGAGGGCTTTGGTTTCCCTGGGCCAAGGGCCCTACTGAGTGGAACCTGTCAgctgctcctctctctgcagcTGGAAGTGCTGCCAGCTACAACAGGAAGGAGCAGTGGGAGCAGACAGACAGGTCCTCCTGGAAGACAGTTCCCTGCTCCTGGAGACTGGGGCCTCTGGCCCAAGAGAAAGCCCCAGGGCAAGAGGAATGGGCGGTTGTGGCTGCTGGTTTAAAGGTGGAACTTTCTTTGaagctccttccctctgctcttcgtCCTTGCCTCCCTAGCAAGCCTGCCCATCAGCCTCCTCAAGTGCACCCAGTGACCCCCTCCCTTGGGGTGACTCCTGATGAAGCACAACTCCCCACAGGGCCCCCAGCCCACAGGGGTGGCCATATCTGGGCAGTTCCCAGTCCTGTGGGCTCGGCTATCTGGGGAGCAGATTTTGGGTCTGGATATCCCTGGGGAGTGGGTCCTGGGCTTGGATCTTTCCCTAGGGGGCCATCTtaccccttcctctcttctcctcctcctcccccattgCTGTAAATATTTCAacgaaatggaaaagaaaaaaaaaagacaaaaaaaaaaaaaaaaagaaagaaagaaaatctcatcaCTTGAAGCCACCGGGAGCCTGTGGCCAGCCAGCCCGGGGCTTTCTCCGGAGCAGAGTGGCGCCGCTGGGCCCTGGCAGCCAGGacttctctgtgtttgtgtgcatCCCCAGCCGGGGTGGGCGGGCCGCCAGAGCAGCTTTTTACaatccagagacagaaaacaaaatctagaAGCAACAGCGAAACAAAGAACCTGTTTCCTTCCCGGCACCGTTTCTGTCGCCTCTTTCCCTGCTCCGCCTGTTCCCTGGCATCAGTCAGCCCTCCTGGGGCGCGTACCTCACTGCCTGCCCCAGGACTGGGGcctgtctcccccctcccctccccactggccCAGGGGAGGCACCCTCACACCCAAAGATGCTTTTGCCAAGATGGCTGCGCTGTTCTTTGAGTTCCTGCTTCTTGTATATTGCTTCTGGGACTCTGGGCTGAGGAAGAAGGGACTCCCCACCTAGAGCAGGTGATGGGGAAAGGGAAGTGAAGGCAGCATGTGGTGGTTGTGACGGGGAGGCGGGAGGTGGTGAAGTTGTCTCTCTTTGGGCAGGGGGCCCCCAAAGGTGAGTGATCACCTTCCCTACCCTACACCCTCTTGCGGGGGAGGCAAAGCCAGGTACCAGGGCCTGCAGTCAGGACACCCTTGTACCGGGGGCTCTACCCCAAACCTTAGACTCCGGAAGCTCTGGGCTGGGGATGTCTCCTGAGTACCTCTTCCAGCACCCACCTCTCCAGCCTCTCACCCTGgcttcccaccccaccctccagctCTTTGAGAGTAGGGTAGTCCCATTGCCACAGTAGCCCAGCCCTGCCATTGCCATTCTCCCAGGGGTGGCTGTCCACCTCTACTCTGACCCCTTCTTGTctcttttgcccctccctcttttctcACAAGTGCCATGAGTTTTCAAACATCTTCGGGTCTCAGCCTGCTGCTGCCATAAACTTCTTTGGGTTAAGGGGGGCGGGCTCTAGGGAGGAACTGGGGGAAGGGACAGGTAGGTGGCTGGAGGAACCCTTTTTGCTGCTAGAAAGCCCCTCCCTTCTAGGGAGCTGGGGCTGGCTTGTCCCCATCAGTTAGGGGAGAAGGGGTCAGACCAAAGATGGTGGTTTGTCCCATGTAGGGAGATAGGTGTGGGGAGAAGGCAGGGTGGGGTCCCATCTCTGGCTTTTTCAAGTAGGAAGGCTTAACCTCTTTCAGCTGAAGACCATGGGTTAGTCTGGATGGGGAAGAGAAACAAGGACAGGGAGTCTTGCCCAGAATTCTGTGGCCTTCCTTGGCGTCACTAGACCAGGAACTCCACTGTAGGACGGGGCAGCCAGGGATCTGTGAAGAGCTGGCGAGAGGAGGGACGATGGAGTTGGCCCGGCATAGTCCAGCTAGAGCCAGAGGCTGCCTCTGACACCAGCAAGAGGGCGAGGAGAGCAGGCTTGGTGGGAGAGTTCTCCGGGGGACTGGAGGCATCCGAGGAATCTGCTTCCTCACCCCTGACCAGCCCTCCTATCTCTCCAGACACTGACAATcaaagggagagagggtgggGCAGGTCCCTAGGTTCCCATTCCGGCCAAAATCACCAAGGTGGATTCCCAGGCCTCAAAGCTGCATGGCAGGGCCCCCTGGTGGGGTTGGACACCACTGCAGCCTAGTGCAAAGCCACCCCAAgagcccaggtgtcccctcaCCCCGACCAGACCTGGTGCCTTGACACCCCACCCCAGCTGGGACGGTATAGAGAAGGAAGGGTCTTGGTTTCCTCTCCTACTCCCTTCCTTGGGCTCCTGaattcatttgcttttaaatctaatatttttctcggtctttttttttgggggggggggcgtgtttttgtttggtttcccttgccttcctttcTGTCTCCACCTCTTTCCCTGTGTTTTTCTCACTGTGTTCCTCTTCTTTCACCCACGATTTCTCTGTGTCCATTtgggcctcctcccctctctcccatgCCCCCCAGTCCCTCCTTGGTCTCCTTTTCGATATGCCAAACCAATTTTGGGTCGAGTGCATTTAAcgagaacaaaacaaaaggctcATAACAAGAAcgtttcagaaaaaaacaaagttttaaaaaaattgttgagtcaaaaaaaatcaaacaataaagaaattaagatttcttGGAATAACAAGAGTGGTGTGACTCACTGGGGGGTAAGAAATGGGTGAGTGGACCTGCTTGAAGTATCCCCATGAAGCTGACATAGCAAGGAACCTGCACTGCAGCATTTTGAACCATGGTAGAGGCCTGATGAATCACAGAATCGTTAATGTTTGCAGAGAGCTTTATAAGTTTCTAGGCCTGGCTGAGCACTTCAGGTGCAGTTTCTCTTTGAATTCTCATAAATGTTCTAGGATGGAGGTTATGAGATaaccattttctagatgaggaaactggcttACTGTGCCTACATGCATGCCCAAATCTCCCTGGGCCAGGCCACTGTCATGTCGAGTCTCAGAGAAGCCCTTCAAGCTGTATTTAGAGCAAAGCACAGCACAGTAACTGTATGCTGTGCCTGTCTCATTCCAACTCCCTGACTCCCACACGCGGCTAGAATGGTGCATTTTCAAACATGACAAGGTGGAACTGCATCATGTGTATTTCACATTCTCAAATAGAGCTGCCAGTGCTGAGAGGAATGACTACTCAAACAGTGTAAGCATCTCTCTCCATGCTTCTCTGCCTTCAACATCTGCATCCTGAATGCCATATTCTCCTAATTATCTTTCCACTTCTCCAGCCACTCCTTCCCAGTCTCTGcagctggctccttctcatctCTCCACTTCTCAACACTGGTGAGCCCAGCTACCTAGACTCACTCCCTGGGAGATCTCAGCCTTGCagcatggttttatttcttttttatttcttttatttattttttgcagaatGGTTTTAAATAACTATAAACTGATGGCTCCCATATAGCTCCAGCCTGAACGTTCTACCCTCAAGTTCCAAATTCATACATATCAACTACCCACTCCACTTCTCCCCCTGGGTGTCTGGCAGGACTTCAAACTTAACCTGTCCAAACCTGTCCCCCCAGCTCCTCCCATAAGCTCCCTAACCTCAATTAATGGCAAGTCTATCTGATGATTCCAGAATAAAACCCTGAGGTTCCCTTGTACTTATATCATTGTTCAACCCCCATCTAATCCGACAGTGAATGCAATAGTAGTTCTAACTCTAAAATATCCATAGTAAACTAGTTCTTACCACCTTGGTTCAAGCCACTATTGTCTCACCAAGACCGCTGCAACAGTCCCCAACTAGTTCCCTTTGTCTTTCAGGCTTTTCTCAAAACAGATTCGGAATGATCTTGATAAGCATCTTGTCCTTCCTCTACTCAAAACTCTCCAATATACTCCCCTCTTGCCCAGACAAAAGGCCAAGGTCAGCCCAACAGCCTATAATGACCTATAACACTACATCAATCTCATCCCCAtggctctcctccttccctctactCTAGCCACAGTGGGTTCCTCACTATACACAAACGTGCAGCAGTacctgcctcagagcctttgcactgaCCATTCCATAGCGTTCATTTATTCTTCTGCAGGGCTTATGAAAATCAGAGCTTCCCAGGCCCCTCCATTTAAATTGCAGTTGGACCCTCCAGAATTCCCTACCCCACACATCTTGCTTTGTCTCCCATAGCACTCCTATCTAGCAAACTAAGGAATTTTTGGCTTTATTATCTGCCTTCCCGACTAGACTgtaatatagaatttttttttcactactgtTCCCCAGTCTCCAGCACAGCATCAGACACATAGTAAGTgatcaataagtatttgttaaaggatgaaaatatgaaatgagcagaagaccCAGAATGAGTCTGAAACAAGAGTTACAAATGATGGGAACTATGAATCTGCCACTTCCTCCATTGCTCTCAGTTCCAATGTGCCCCTCACAGTGCAATGCTAAGGTTTAATTTAGCATAGTCCTGAAACCTAAGTTCAATATTTTAGCTGGTACCTAACCCAAGAAAAGGCAACCTGTTCCTATGCTGGAAGAGGAGGTGATTCTCTGGACTTACTGAGAGATACTCTGTGGGCAAGTTTTGGGGACTTCAAAGGATAATAAATTTAActatatatgatttttaacttcatgctctaattttttttaaagattttatttatttttttatgagagacacacagagagacagaggcagagacatgggcagaggggagaagcaggctccaagcagggagcccaatgtgggactcgatcctgggtctccaggatcacaccctaggcggaaggcaggtgctaaactgctgagtcaccaaGGTGTGTCTCTTCATGCTCTGATTTTGAAACCAAATCTCTGTATGAGATTCTACAACATGACCACCTTTTTCACCTCTGTATCCTTTACTCTCGCCAGCACTGCACACATCCTTCTCTGCTAGCACAATCTAAATCTGTTGTGCCGGATGCCTAGGACCCTTGGGT
Protein-coding regions in this window:
- the ADGRL1 gene encoding adhesion G protein-coupled receptor L1 isoform X3 — protein: MARLAAVLWSLCITAVLVTSATQGLSRAGLPFGLMRRELACEGYPIELRCPGSDVIMVENANYGRTDDKICDADPFQMENVQCYLPDAFKIMSQRCNNRTQCVVVAGSDAFPDPCPGTYKYLEVQYDCVPYIFVCPGTLQKVLEPTSTHESEHQSGAWCKDPLQAGDRIYVMPWIPYRTDTLTEYASWEDYVAARHTTTYRLPNRVDGTGFVVYDGAVFYNKERTRNIVKYDLRTRIKSGETVINTANYHDTSPYRWGGKTDIDLAVDENGLWVIYATEGNNGRLVVSQLNPYTLRFEGTWETGYDKRSASNAFMVCGVLYVLRSVYVDDDSEAAGNRVDYAFNTNANREEPVSLAFPNPYQFVSSVDYNPRDNQLYVWNNYFVVRYSLEFGPPDPSAGPATSPPLSTTTTARPTPLTSTASPAATTPLRRVPLTTHPVGAINQLGPDLPPATAPAPSTRRPPAPNLHVSPELFCEPREVRRVQWPATQQGMLVERPCPKGTRGIASFQCLPALGLWNPRGPDLSNCTSPWVNQVAQKIKSGENAANIASELARHTRGSIYAGDVSSSVKLMEQLLDILDAQLQALRPIERESAGKNYNKMHKRERTCKDYIKAVVETVDNLLRPEALESWKDMNATEQVHTATMLLDVLEEGAFLLADNVREPARFLAAKQNVVLEVTVLNTEGQVQELVFPQEYPSENSIQLSANTIKQNSRNGVVKVVFILYNNLGLFLSTENATVKLAGEAGTGGPGGASLVVNSQVIAASINKESSRVFLMDPVIFTVAHLEAKNHFNANCSFWNYSERSMLGYWSTQGCRLVESNKTHTTCACSHLTNFAVLMAHREIYQGRINELLLSVITWVGIVISLVCLAICISTFCFLRGLQTDRNTIHKNLCINLFLAELLFLVGIDKTQYEIACPIFAGLLHYFFLAAFSWLCLEGVHLYLLLVEVFESEYSRTKYYYLGGYCFPALVVGIAAAIDYRSYGTEKACWLRVDNYFIWSFIGPVSFVIVVNLVFLMVTLHKMIRSSSVLKPDSSRLDNIKSWALGAIALLFLLGLTWAFGLLFINKESVVMAYLFTTFNAFQGVFIFVFHCALQKKVHKEYSKCLRHSYCCIRSPPGGAHGSLKTSAMRSNTRYYTGTQSRIRRMWNDTVRKQTESSFMAGDINSTPTLNRGTMGNHLLTNPVLQPRGGTSPYNTLIAESVGFNPSSPPVFNSPGSYREPKHPLGGREACGMDTLPLNGNFNNSYSLRSGDFPPGDGASEPPRGRNLADAAAFEKMIISELVHNNLRGSSSGAKGPPPPEPPVPPVPGGGGEEEAGGPGGADRAEIELLYKALEEPLLLPRAQSVLYQSDLDESESCTAEDGATSRPLSSPPGRDSLYASGANLRDSPSYPDSSPEGPSEALPPPPPAPPGPPEIYYTSRPPALVARNPLQGYYQVRRPSHEGYLAAPGLEGPGPDGDGQMQLVTSL
- the ADGRL1 gene encoding adhesion G protein-coupled receptor L1 isoform X5; its protein translation is MARLAAVLWSLCITAVLVTSATQGLSRAGLPFGLMRRELACEGYPIELRCPGSDVIMVENANYGRTDDKICDADPFQMENVQCYLPDAFKIMSQRCNNRTQCVVVAGSDAFPDPCPGTYKYLEVQYDCVPYIFVCPGTLQKVLEPTSTHESEHQSGAWCKDPLQAGDRIYVMPWIPYRTDTLTEYASWEDYVAARHTTTYRLPNRVDGTGFVVYDGAVFYNKERTRNIVKYDLRTRIKSGETVINTANYHDTSPYRWGGKTDIDLAVDENGLWVIYATEGNNGRLVVSQLNPYTLRFEGTWETGYDKRSASNAFMVCGVLYVLRSVYVDDDSEAAGNRVDYAFNTNANREEPVSLAFPNPYQFVSSVDYNPRDNQLYVWNNYFVVRYSLEFGPPDPSAGPATSPPLSTTTTARPTPLTSTASPAATTPLRRVPLTTHPVGAINQLGPDLPPATAPAPSTRRPPAPNLHVSPELFCEPREVRRVQWPATQQGMLVERPCPKGTRGIASFQCLPALGLWNPRGPDLSNCTSPWVNQVAQKIKSGENAANIASELARHTRGSIYAGDVSSSVKLMEQLLDILDAQLQALRPIERESAGKNYNKMHKRERTCKDYIKAVVETVDNLLRPEALESWKDMNATEQVHTATMLLDVLEEGAFLLADNVREPARFLAAKQNVVLEVTVLNTEGQVQELVFPQEYPSENSIQLSANTIKQNSRNGVVKVVFILYNNLGLFLSTENATVKLAGEAGTGGPGGASLVVNSQVIAASINKESSRVFLMDPVIFTVAHLEAKNHFNANCSFWNYSERSMLGYWSTQGCRLVESNKTHTTCACSHLTNFAVLMAHREIYQGRINELLLSVITWVGIVISLVCLAICISTFCFLRGLQTDRNTIHKNLCINLFLAELLFLVGIDKTQYEIACPIFAGLLHYFFLAAFSWLCLEGVHLYLLLVEVFESEYSRTKYYYLGGYCFPALVVGIAAAIDYRSYGTEKACWLRVDNYFIWSFIGPVSFVIVVNLVFLMVTLHKMIRSSSVLKPDSSRLDNIKSWALGAIALLFLLGLTWAFGLLFINKESVVMAYLFTTFNAFQGVFIFVFHCALQKKVHKEYSKCLRHSYCCIRSPPGGAHGSLKTSAMRSNTRYYTGTQSRIRRMWNDTVRKQTESSFMAGDINSTPTLNRGTMGNHLLTNPVLQPRGGTSPYNTLIAESVGFNPSSPPVFNSPEHPLGGREACGMDTLPLNGNFNNSYSLRSGDFPPGDGASEPPRGRNLADAAAFEKMIISELVHNNLRGSSSGAKGPPPPEPPVPPVPGGGGEEEAGGPGGADRAEIELLYKALEEPLLLPRAQSVLYQSDLDESESCTAEDGATSRPLSSPPGRDSLYASGANLRDSPSYPDSSPEGPSEALPPPPPAPPGPPEIYYTSRPPALVARNPLQGYYQVRRPSHEGYLAAPGLEGPGPDGDGQMQLVTSL